A single window of Hyla sarda isolate aHylSar1 chromosome 2, aHylSar1.hap1, whole genome shotgun sequence DNA harbors:
- the YTHDF2 gene encoding YTH domain-containing family protein 2, producing MSASSLLETRPKGQASKVQNGSVHQKDGVNDDEFEPYLHTQERQSNGYTALSDSYLPSYYGPSIGFSYSLSDAAWSTGGDPPPTMPFLASYGQLGSGEPHFLPDAMFGPLSSAPFLGQSGFNFFPSGMDFSAWGSGGNSPGASAPSSGYGGSYAYAPSSLGGAVLDGPASFGGGKAVGSLEQSMGALKLGEGNGVKTGVTNLPPATIAPPKQASWADIASKPAKPNTGKTLPPPVKQNMEIGTWENKVPTANICQLPSPPVLQQPTPIISSHTPARWSAPRNRGSEQAHVLQTAMDPHPVLEKLRSLNNYNPKDFDCNPKFGRVFIVKSYSEDDIHRSIKYNVWCSTEHGNKRLDAAYRSLNGKGPVYLLFSVNGSGHFCGVAEMRSAVDYNTCAGVWSQDKWKGRFDVRWVFVKDVPNGQLRHIRLENNENKPVTNSRDTQEVPLEKARQVLRIIASYKHTTSIFDDFSHYEKRQEEEDSAKKDVALRTSICGD from the exons ATGTCCGCCAGTAGTCTGCTGGAGACG aGACCCAAGGGCCAAGCGAGCAAAG TACAAAATGGGTCTGTTCATCAGAAAGATGGCGTGAATGATGATGAGTTTGAGCCCTATTTACATACACAAGAGCGCCAG AGTAATGGATACACAGCATTGTCCGATTCCTACCTTCCCAGTTACTATGGTCCATCCATTGGATTTTCCTATTCCTTGAGTGATGCTGCCTGGTCTACTGGAGGGGACCCACCACCAACTATGCCATTTCTTGCTTCTTATGGTCAGTTAGGCAGTGGTGAGCCACACTTTTTGCCAGATGCAATGTTTGGACCTTTAAGTAGTGCTCCTTTTTTGGGACAATCTGGATTCAACTTTTTCCCAAGTGGCATGGACTTTTCAGCCTGGGGGAGTGGAGGAAACTCTCCAGGTGCGTCTGCCCCTAGCTCTGGCTATGGTGGTAGTTATGCATATGCTCCCAGCAGCTTGGGCGGAGCTGTTTTGGATGGCCCAGCAAGTTTTGGTGGTGGCAAAGCAGTTGGCAGTTTAGAGCAAAGCATGGGGGCCTTGAAGTTAGGAGAAGGAAATGGTGTTAAAACTGGTGTGACCAATTTACCCCCTGCAACTATTGCTCCACCAAAGCAGGCATCCTGGGCGGACATTGCCAGCAAACCTGCGAAACCAAACACTGGAAAGACACTTCCTCCACCAGTAAAGCAAAATATGGAAATTGGAACTTGGGAAAACAAAGTACCTACAGCCAACATTTGCCAGCTACCTTCCCCTCCAGTTCTTCAGCAACCAACGCCCATTATATCTTCACATACTCCAGCTCGTTGGTCAGCACCTCGTAACCGTGGGTCAGAGCAAGCCCATGTCTTACAGACCGCAATGGACCCCCATCCTGTCCTGGAGAAACTACGTTCCCTTAATAACTATAATCCAAAGGACTTTGACTGCAACCCAAAATTTGGCCGAGTGTTTATTGTGAAGAGTTATTCAGAAGATGACATACATCGTTCTATCAAGTACAATGTGTGGTGTTCTACAGAACATGGTAACAAACGCCTGGATGCTGCTTATCGTTCTCTGAATGGAAAAGGTCCTGTCTATTTACTGTTCAGTGTTAATGGAAGTGGTCACTTTTGTGGGGTGGCAGAAATGCGATCTGCTGTGGACTATAATACTTGTGCAGGGGTGTGGTCTCAGGACAAGTGGAAGGGCCGTTTCGATGTGCGTTGGGTGTTTGTGAAGGATGTACCCAATGGGCAATTACGACACATCCGACTAGAGAACAATGAGAATAAACCAGTTACCAACTCCCGAGACACACAGGAGGTTCCACTAGAAAAGGCTCGCCAGGTACTACGAATCATAGCTAGCTACAAGCATACCACTTCCATATTTGATGACTTTTCACATTATGAGAAGAGGCAAGAGGAGGAGGATAGTGCCAAGAAG gATGTTGCACTTAGGACATCTATTTGTG GTGATTAA